Within Corallococcus exiguus, the genomic segment AGGGCCTGGTGACCCAGAAGCAGTTCTTCGTGCTCGCGCATGACGGCGACAACTCCGGCGGGCGCGCGGGGTCGCTCGACACGTGGCTCAACGGCCGCTCCGTCACCTGCAGCGGTGGCGTGCAGTGCCTGGGCATCGACGAGTACCTGGTCAACAACACGCCCGTCTCCACGGACGTGGTGCACGTGCAGGACGGCTCGTGGGTGGACACGCGCGACTCTTCATCCGACCCGCAGTGGCACCACTGGCGGCTGCCGTTCGGCATCTGGAAGGGGCAGTTCCCGGCCTTCAACTCGGCCACTGGTCTCAACCTGGCACCCAAGACGAACCTGAGCGGCGTGCAGGAGGGGATGACGGTGTCGCTGGAGCACGGCTGGCACTACCTGGAGCGCAACTTCGCGCTGCTCCAGGCCGCGATGAACTACGCGAAGACGGCCGAGCAGGTCTGGCTGGACGCGCACCCCAACCATTGGAAGCCCACCACGGCGCTGGATTCGCAAATCACGCACGCGGGCAACCAGCTCAACCCGTGGATGCTGTCCTTCCCGGTGAAGGGCGACGCGGCGAATGACTGGGCGGGCGGCGCGAACCCCGCGGAGCTGGCCTGGTACTTCCTCCTGCCGGCCATGGACTCCGGCTTCGGCTACTACGACGAGAACGTGGACGACAACGTGAAGCCCACGCTGTCCTTCAACCAGTCGCTCTACTTCTCCAAGCCGTACGTGCAGGACCGGCTGGCGCAGGACCGTACGGGCCCGGACGTCTGGTGGGTGCAGCGCTGGCCGTACAACCCCGGCAGCCCCAACACGGACAAGTCCGAAGGGTGGACGCTGCACCACTTCGACAACAACTTCGCGCTGTACACCTACGCCTTCGACGTGAGCGGCATCGCCAGCATCAAGGCGCGAGTGCGCGTGCACACGGCGAAGAGCATCGACCCAATGGACAACACGCCTCGCGTCTACAACCCGGCGGCGCTGAAGGCCGCGGGCGTGCCTGGCATCGACCCATCGCGCGTGGGCGCCTGGGTGGACCATCCACTCCAGCGCCGCGAGCTGCGGCCGGTGATGAACGGCGTGGCGTGGCAGCCGGCGCACCTGCCGGTGATGCAGAAGGTGGCCGCGCAGGAGATTGGCGACCTCTACTACGTCTATCTGGGCGCCTACCGCGACCAGGTGCTCGACTACTACATCGAGGCCACCGACTCGCGCGGCAACGTCACGCGCAGCGAGATCCAATCCGTCTACGTGGGCGCGGGGAAGTACCGGCAGGAGGGCGGCAAGTACATCGAGGACGTCAACGGCCCGGTGACGGGCACCTATCCGTTCCTTCGCGTGGACACGACGGCGCCGTCCGTTCCCACGGGGCTCGCGGCGACGCGCACGGACCGCTCCGTGACACTGACGTGGACGGCCTCCACGGACAACGTCGGCGTGACGGGCTACCAGGTGTTCCGCAATGGCACGCAGGTGGGCTCGCCTTCCACGACGAGCTACACGGACAGTGGGCTCACGGCGGGCACGGCGTACAGCTACACCGTGCGAGCGCGGGACGCGGCGGGCAACACCTCCGCGGCGAGCAGCGCGCTCTCCGTCACCACCCTGCCCCCGGACACCACGGCGCCGTCAGCGCCCTCGGGGCTCTCCGCTTCGGGTGTCACCAGCTCGTCGGTGGTGCTGAGCTGGACGGCCGCCACGGACAACTATGGCGTGAGTGACTACCTCGTGTTCCGCAATGGCACACAGGTGGCCGCGCCCACGGCGACGACGTACACGGACACGGGGCTGTCCTCGAGCACGACGTACAGCTTCACCGTGAAGGCTCGCGACGCCGCGGGGAACACCTCCGTGGCCAGCGCGGCGCTCTCCGTCACCACCGGCCTGGGGTACACGACGACGGTCTATTACAAGAAGGGCTTCGCCACGCCGTACCTCCACTATCGCCCGGTGGGTGGCACGTGGACGACTGCGCCGGGCGTGCTGATGCCTGATGCCGAAGTGATGGGCTACGCGAAGTACACGGTGAACCTGGGCTCCGTGCAGCAGTTGGAGGCTGTCTTCAACAACGGCAGCGGGACGTGGGACAACAACAACGGCGGCAACTACCTGTTCCCCACGGGCACCTCCACGTTCAACGCGGGCGTCATCACTGCGGGCGCGCCGGTGAGCGACACCACGGCGCCGTCGGTGCCCACGGGGCTGACGTCACCGTCGAAGTCCGCGACGACGGTGTCGCTGAGCTGGACCGCGTCCACGGACAACGTCGGCGTGACGGGCTACCTGGTATTCCGCAATGGCACGCAGGTGGGGACGCCCACGTCCACGAGCTACACGGACAGCGGGCTGTCCTCCAACACGGCCTACAGCTACACGGTGCGGGCGCGCGACGCGGCGGACAACACGTCCGCGCAGTCCTCCGCGCTCTCCGTCACCACGTCCACCAGCGGGGCCACGGTCACGTTCAACGTCACGGCGAGCACGGTGATGGGACAGAACGTGTACGTGGTGGGCAACGTCGCCGCGCTGGGGAGCTGGGCCCCGGCCAATGCCATCCTGCTGTCCCCGGCCAACTACCCCACATGGAGCGCGGCCGTCGGGCTGCCGGGCTCCACGGCGATTGAGTACAAGTTCATCAAGAAGGACGCCGCCAACAACGTCACCTGGGAGAGCGGCGCCAACCGCACCCTGACGACGCCGGCCACGGGCACCTCGACCGTGAACGATACGTGGCGCTGAGCCATTGAAGCGGACTCGCGGCGGGCCTGGAGACCGGGCCCGCCGTGAGGTATCGCGGAGGGCCCCGGCTCAGTCTGAACGGCGAGCGCTGGCCACCGCCTCGCGGTCGTAGGCTTCCTGGTGCTTCTGGATCGCGTCGATGTGCGCGAGGGTCCAATCGTACAGTGCCGCGAACGGCTCCTGGAGCGACCTGCCCAGCGGGGTGAGCGCGTACTCGACGCCCGGCGGAGAGCCGCCGAGGACGCGGCGGCTGACCATCCCGTTGCGTTCGAGCTTTCGCAGCGTCTGCGTCAGCACGCGCTGGGTGACTCCCTCAAGCTGTCGCTTGAGGGCGTTGAACCGCCTCGGCCCGGGCACGAGCACGGCAAGGACCATCATCGACCACTTGTCGCCTATCTGATCGAGGATCGGGCGGGTGGGGCAGTCGGACCGGTAGATGGGATCGTCTTCAGTATCGCTCGGCATACCTGGGATGCTCCAGGTACGCTCTTGCCCCCTGGTATGCAACGGATACCTTCAATGAGCCACTCTTGAAGGAGATGAAATCGACATGACGCGCTTCAAAGACAAAGTCGTGGTCGTCACCGGGGGAAGTGACGGCATCGGGCTCGCGACCGCCAAGGCCTTCGCCGCGGAGGGGGCCAGGGTCTACATCACCGGGCGCAGACAGGAGAGGCTCGACGAGGCGGTCCACGAAATCGGTGGCGCCACCGTTGGCATCCAAGGGGACGTCGGCAATCTCTCCGACCTCGACCGGCTCTACGAGCGCGTCAAACGCGACCACGGCAGGGTCGATGTCGTTTTCGCCAATGCGGGAATCTCCGAAACCGTGGCGCTCGGTGCGATCGACGAGGAGCACTTCGATCGCGTGTTCGGCGCGAACGTGAAGGGCATGGTCTTCAGCGTGCAGAAGGCGCTGCCCCTCATGACCCACGGAGGGACGGTCATCCTCGCCGGATCGGCCAGCGGCAGCAAAGGCTTCCCCGGTCTGTCGGTCTACAACGCGACCAAGGCCGCGATTCGCGCGCTCGCGCGTACCTGGACGACCGACCTGAAGAGCCAAGGCATCCGCGTCAACGTGGTTTCACCGGGGGTGATTGAGACGCCCGCGATGCAGACGTATCTCCAGAACAACGCGGGGATGGAGGACGTGCTGAAACAGATGACGCCGCTCGGGCGGCTCGGCCAGGCGGAGGACGTCGCGAACGCGGTGCTGTTCCTGGCGTCGAACGAGAGCAGCTTCGTCGCGGGCGTCGAGCTCTTCGTGGATGGGGGTGTCATGGCGGTGTGACACGGATTGGCGGATGCCCGTGGGTGGCCCCCCGGGCTGCTGCTGACCGTCCCCTGCTCCAACAGGCGTGAGGTGAGCCCGGGCGCGCCTACCCCTGTGGCGCGGCCGGCGTCAGCAGCAGGTCGGACAGGCCCGGCCTGGAGCGCCGCAGCAGGTCCTCCAGCGAGTACTTGTCCAACGTGGCGAGGAACGCGTCGCGCGCCTCCGCCAGCACGCCCTTGAGGCCGCACGCGGGCGCGATGGGGCACGTGTTGCGCTCCTTGTCGAAGCACTCCACCAGGTGGAAGTCCGGCTCGGCCGCGCGCACCACCTTGCCCAGCCGGATGTCTTTCGGGGCCTTCGCCAGCAGCACGCCGCCGGCCCGCCCGGGCTTCACCTCCACGTGTCCCTCCTGCGCCAGCGTCTGCACCACGCGCACCAGGTGGTGCTTGGAGATGCCGTAGGCGTCGGCGATCTCCTGCGTGGACGACGGCCGCCCGGGACGTGCCGCCAGGTACATGAGGACGCGCAGCGAGTAGTCGGCGTGAAGGGTCAGGTGCAAGTCAGGCGGCTCCGGCGACGGGCCCCGCTCGCGGCACGCTCGGCAGGAAGGCATCCGCGTGGATGTCCTTCAGCGAGAACCCCGCGAGAAAGAGCTTCTT encodes:
- a CDS encoding carbohydrate binding domain-containing protein — encoded protein: MKRQPQLALLAVFAVILLHAQQAQAQIAAAHVYHNHMPNFWAYYDLTQYNATPVGGPIRYAYDGQVIQIKQSPPANYTYFLPSGAPMPHDDLVTYYSHHAKVGAYQYWPPDVAADMKANASTGQVHVTMSGAVVNNVNDLVTRRNVSGYDNANWGATWRDRYANLRTPAGNRSLDLIHFTGHHSMGPLVGPDYFLKDLIYQSATLSQSYFLGSGFTASKGFFPTELGFSERLIPTLAKLGVKWSVIGDNHFSRTLKDYPFLNDPGSDTLVSPPNRADLQNTSTVGAWVSEGMAHEQQVIRNKYPFASTPHWVRYVDPATGAESRVVGIPVNQNGSWLEGWEGQATVDVVGLRNFEGLVTQKQFFVLAHDGDNSGGRAGSLDTWLNGRSVTCSGGVQCLGIDEYLVNNTPVSTDVVHVQDGSWVDTRDSSSDPQWHHWRLPFGIWKGQFPAFNSATGLNLAPKTNLSGVQEGMTVSLEHGWHYLERNFALLQAAMNYAKTAEQVWLDAHPNHWKPTTALDSQITHAGNQLNPWMLSFPVKGDAANDWAGGANPAELAWYFLLPAMDSGFGYYDENVDDNVKPTLSFNQSLYFSKPYVQDRLAQDRTGPDVWWVQRWPYNPGSPNTDKSEGWTLHHFDNNFALYTYAFDVSGIASIKARVRVHTAKSIDPMDNTPRVYNPAALKAAGVPGIDPSRVGAWVDHPLQRRELRPVMNGVAWQPAHLPVMQKVAAQEIGDLYYVYLGAYRDQVLDYYIEATDSRGNVTRSEIQSVYVGAGKYRQEGGKYIEDVNGPVTGTYPFLRVDTTAPSVPTGLAATRTDRSVTLTWTASTDNVGVTGYQVFRNGTQVGSPSTTSYTDSGLTAGTAYSYTVRARDAAGNTSAASSALSVTTLPPDTTAPSAPSGLSASGVTSSSVVLSWTAATDNYGVSDYLVFRNGTQVAAPTATTYTDTGLSSSTTYSFTVKARDAAGNTSVASAALSVTTGLGYTTTVYYKKGFATPYLHYRPVGGTWTTAPGVLMPDAEVMGYAKYTVNLGSVQQLEAVFNNGSGTWDNNNGGNYLFPTGTSTFNAGVITAGAPVSDTTAPSVPTGLTSPSKSATTVSLSWTASTDNVGVTGYLVFRNGTQVGTPTSTSYTDSGLSSNTAYSYTVRARDAADNTSAQSSALSVTTSTSGATVTFNVTASTVMGQNVYVVGNVAALGSWAPANAILLSPANYPTWSAAVGLPGSTAIEYKFIKKDAANNVTWESGANRTLTTPATGTSTVNDTWR
- a CDS encoding winged helix-turn-helix transcriptional regulator — protein: MPSDTEDDPIYRSDCPTRPILDQIGDKWSMMVLAVLVPGPRRFNALKRQLEGVTQRVLTQTLRKLERNGMVSRRVLGGSPPGVEYALTPLGRSLQEPFAALYDWTLAHIDAIQKHQEAYDREAVASARRSD
- a CDS encoding SDR family NAD(P)-dependent oxidoreductase; the encoded protein is MTRFKDKVVVVTGGSDGIGLATAKAFAAEGARVYITGRRQERLDEAVHEIGGATVGIQGDVGNLSDLDRLYERVKRDHGRVDVVFANAGISETVALGAIDEEHFDRVFGANVKGMVFSVQKALPLMTHGGTVILAGSASGSKGFPGLSVYNATKAAIRALARTWTTDLKSQGIRVNVVSPGVIETPAMQTYLQNNAGMEDVLKQMTPLGRLGQAEDVANAVLFLASNESSFVAGVELFVDGGVMAV
- a CDS encoding RrF2 family transcriptional regulator; translation: MHLTLHADYSLRVLMYLAARPGRPSSTQEIADAYGISKHHLVRVVQTLAQEGHVEVKPGRAGGVLLAKAPKDIRLGKVVRAAEPDFHLVECFDKERNTCPIAPACGLKGVLAEARDAFLATLDKYSLEDLLRRSRPGLSDLLLTPAAPQG